Proteins co-encoded in one Scatophagus argus isolate fScaArg1 chromosome 11, fScaArg1.pri, whole genome shotgun sequence genomic window:
- the tmem223 gene encoding transmembrane protein 223: MGVERLLCRALECYSRQFRLVNIQQKVRVFQDAPMSTQTSRTPSSTFDRSKCVGGLCSRIFVHTSRLGAVHRQLAARRSLCTSTQPSRDVTLFEHDRTRFFRLLTVFCGGQFLFWTYLGHFAYTELRDTGGATQRGKTMASTTTTGLAGMWSFEMNLGSNKWRYGFTLGCLAIGVGLVGLGVLFCRRSVSKVVLHQGGRMVTVSTQSPMGLGRGRRITVPLSQVACHAHRHESPSFIPLRVKGHKFYFLLDKEGTMKNARLFDVTVGAYRSL, encoded by the coding sequence ATGGGTGTAGAGCGCTTATTATGCAGGGCGCTGGAGTGTTACTCCCGACAGTTTCGACTCGTTAACATTCAGCAAAAAGTCAGAGTCTTTCAAGATGCGCCGATGTCCACACAAACTTCACGGACACCGTCCAGCACGTTTGACCGGAGTAAATGCGTAGGAGGCCTGTGCAGCAGGATATTCGTCCACACAAGCCGCCTCGGTGCCGTTCACAGACAGCTAGCTGCCCGCCGCAGCCTCTGCACCTCCACCCAACCCTCCAGAGACGTCACCTTGTTTGAGCACGATAGGACCCGCTTCTTCCGGCTCCTCACGGTCTTCTGCGGTGGCCAGTTTCTCTTCTGGACATACCTGGGCCACTTCGCTTACACTGAGCTAAGAGACACAGGAGGCGcgacacagagagggaaaacaatgGCCTCCACTACCACCACCGGGCTGGCTGGGATGTGGAGCTTTGAGATGAACCTGGGGTCAAACAAATGGAGGTATGGCTTCACGCTGGGATGCCTGGCAATAGGAGTAGGGTTAGTCGGACTCGGGGTTTTATTTTGCCGGCGTTCTGTCAGCAAGGTTGTCCTACACCAAGGGGGGAGGATGGTGACAGTTTCCACCCAGTCACCCATGGGACTAGGTCGAGGTCGCAGAATAACAGTCCCGCTGTCCCAAGTGGCCTGCCACGCTCACAGACATGAGTCACCCTCATTCATCCCCCTCAGGGTCAAAGGACACAAGTTCTACTTTCTTCTGGACAAAGAAGGGACCATGAAAAACGCTAGGCTGTTTGATGTCACTGTTGGGGCTTACCGGTCACTTTAA